The Lactobacillus sp. CBA3605 genome contains a region encoding:
- a CDS encoding ISL3 family transposase — translation MSQDQSTRILLQIKDQNITNFKIQDNSRDALRIYADLSYSISVCPRCGQHEIVRNGFKTVNIRISNISERTALLILRKQRFLCRACGHSLLAQTPVVAKQHQISQHVKHRITTALTEDRTMVNIAAEYNVSTNTVSRQLVALGKQTRPAYDGLPTTLCIDEFRSTGKQMSFIAIDAQKHDLIAILPGRRTKEIKAFFLNHYSLKNRQQVTQVVMDFNANYYTIMHSIFPNAKVVADNFHLVQMVLRSLNQTRVQLMKRFAPDTREYRVLKYYWRLYLKDYSKLEKDKPQWFSHLKDHLTQEQLILEGLDLNEEFANTYYSAHELVEAIRSRNYVAFIEALGRVENVSPQLLQTIKTFIKNKQFIKNMTECSLSNGPIEGVNRKIKQIKRTAYGYRNWMNFNYRIQIEFKIKIKKRSPIRK, via the coding sequence ATGTCTCAAGACCAGTCTACAAGAATTCTTCTACAAATTAAAGACCAAAATATAACTAATTTTAAAATTCAAGATAATAGCCGGGATGCTTTACGGATTTACGCGGATCTTTCCTATTCAATTAGTGTTTGCCCACGTTGTGGGCAACACGAAATCGTTCGAAATGGTTTTAAAACGGTTAATATCAGAATTTCCAACATCAGCGAGCGAACGGCATTGTTAATTTTACGTAAGCAACGCTTTCTCTGTCGGGCTTGCGGTCATAGCCTACTTGCCCAAACCCCCGTAGTGGCCAAGCAACATCAGATTTCTCAACATGTTAAGCACCGTATTACTACAGCACTAACAGAAGACCGCACAATGGTCAATATTGCCGCAGAGTACAATGTATCAACTAATACTGTCAGTCGTCAATTAGTTGCTTTGGGGAAACAAACTAGACCAGCCTATGATGGTCTACCAACTACTTTATGCATCGATGAATTCCGTTCTACCGGGAAACAAATGAGTTTCATCGCTATTGATGCACAGAAACACGACCTCATTGCCATTCTTCCAGGACGTAGAACTAAAGAGATTAAGGCATTCTTCTTAAATCATTACTCCTTGAAAAATCGCCAGCAAGTGACCCAGGTTGTGATGGATTTTAACGCAAACTATTACACCATTATGCACAGTATTTTCCCTAACGCCAAAGTTGTCGCCGACAACTTTCATTTAGTTCAAATGGTCTTACGATCCTTAAACCAGACTCGTGTTCAATTGATGAAAAGATTTGCCCCAGACACTCGTGAATACCGCGTGCTTAAGTATTACTGGCGGCTCTATCTCAAAGATTATTCAAAACTTGAAAAAGATAAACCACAATGGTTTTCGCATTTAAAAGACCATCTAACTCAGGAACAACTAATCCTGGAGGGACTGGATCTGAATGAAGAATTTGCGAACACTTATTATTCAGCTCACGAATTAGTCGAGGCCATTCGTAGTCGAAACTATGTCGCATTTATTGAAGCTTTAGGTAGAGTTGAGAACGTTAGTCCTCAGCTCTTACAAACGATTAAGACCTTTATCAAGAATAAGCAATTTATTAAAAACATGACGGAATGTTCACTCTCAAATGGGCCCATCGAGGGTGTTAATCGTAAAATCAAACAAATAAAACGAACAGCTTATGGCTACCGAAACTGGATGAATTTTAATTATAGAATACAGATTGAATTCAAAATAAAAATAAAAAAAAGAAGCCCAATTCGTAAATGA
- a CDS encoding metallophosphoesterase, whose translation MQKIAVLSDIHGNATALAAVLADAQAQGVTEYWTVGDITVRGPEPEQCMALLDQVQPTAYVLGNHEENYGKVLTATPTDFNQPKQIMATILTAYDRQQLTSAHFTKLLHLPLTVTKHIGSLTIRLQHVLPQRTRGHALAPTAEQANFDQAATGQPDIVIYAHTHQPLMRYSTTGQLILNAGTVGLPTAPWPALRSPRAMYLLLTFDAQGLTSIDYRKVAFDWQQAIKIAQEHTLPYLEFYERTLRTNAYQYAPNTVAAYNDAHAMAARAQAILATND comes from the coding sequence ATGCAAAAAATTGCAGTTCTATCTGATATTCATGGTAATGCGACCGCCCTTGCTGCCGTTTTAGCCGACGCTCAAGCACAAGGGGTAACCGAATACTGGACTGTTGGTGATATTACTGTCCGTGGTCCAGAACCCGAGCAGTGTATGGCTTTACTCGATCAAGTCCAGCCAACCGCTTACGTTCTTGGGAATCATGAAGAAAATTATGGTAAAGTTTTAACCGCCACCCCCACTGACTTTAATCAACCCAAGCAAATCATGGCAACCATCTTAACCGCTTACGATCGCCAACAATTAACTTCAGCACACTTTACGAAACTTTTACATTTACCCTTAACGGTCACTAAGCACATCGGTTCGCTCACAATTCGCTTGCAACACGTCTTACCACAGCGCACACGAGGCCACGCCTTAGCGCCAACTGCTGAACAAGCTAACTTTGACCAAGCCGCCACTGGACAGCCAGATATCGTCATCTACGCCCATACGCATCAGCCCTTAATGCGTTATTCTACTACCGGCCAATTGATTTTAAATGCCGGCACCGTTGGCTTACCGACTGCACCATGGCCGGCGTTAAGATCACCCCGGGCCATGTATTTATTACTAACATTTGACGCCCAGGGTCTAACTAGCATTGACTACCGAAAAGTAGCCTTTGATTGGCAACAAGCGATCAAGATTGCACAGGAACATACCCTACCCTATTTAGAATTTTATGAGCGCACACTCCGTACGAATGCCTACCAGTACGCGCCAAATACCGTGGCCGCCTATAATGATGCTCATGCGATGGCCGCCCGAGCACAAGCCATTCTGGCAACTAACGATTAA
- a CDS encoding amino acid permease, whose product MSKQTHLNRQMESRHVLMISLGGVIGTGLFLSSGYTIHEAGPIGTLLAYTIGAVLVYLVMLCLGELAVAMPYTGAFHVYAKKYIGPGTGFTVAILYWLTWTIALGSEFTAAGLIMQNWFPHVATWLWSLLFMVVIFTVNALSVRWFAEAEFWFASIKVVAIIIFIILGGLAIIGLLPLQGHSSAPLLANYYKNGWFPNGFGGVFTTMLTVNFAFSGTELIGITAGEAKDPAHTIPIAIRTTLWRLIIFFVGSMFVMAALIPYQKAGVTQSPFVLVFKEIGIPYAADLMNFVVLTAIMSAANSGLYASTRMLWSLANEGTIPKIFKRTTRRDVPLIALITSMLGGILALLSSVYAAGSVYLVLVSISGLAVVIVWMAIALSEINFRKAYVKSGKNLADLTYKTPGYPVVPWLAFILSGLSCILIWFDPNQRIALYYTLPFIAICYLGYYLSQKIKQHHQN is encoded by the coding sequence ATGTCTAAACAAACTCATCTTAATCGCCAAATGGAATCACGGCACGTCTTAATGATTTCACTCGGTGGGGTCATTGGGACTGGACTCTTTCTCAGTTCTGGCTATACCATTCATGAAGCGGGCCCAATTGGGACGCTACTCGCTTACACCATCGGTGCCGTCTTAGTCTACCTAGTGATGCTGTGTCTGGGTGAACTAGCGGTTGCCATGCCTTACACCGGGGCGTTTCACGTCTATGCCAAAAAATATATCGGTCCCGGGACTGGATTTACGGTCGCCATTCTATACTGGCTGACTTGGACGATTGCGTTAGGTTCCGAGTTCACTGCCGCCGGGTTAATCATGCAGAACTGGTTCCCACACGTTGCCACCTGGCTTTGGAGCTTACTTTTCATGGTCGTCATTTTTACCGTTAATGCCCTATCTGTCCGCTGGTTCGCTGAAGCCGAATTTTGGTTTGCCAGTATCAAGGTCGTTGCGATTATTATATTTATCATTTTAGGTGGCTTAGCGATTATCGGCTTACTGCCACTGCAGGGACATTCGAGTGCCCCTTTGCTTGCTAATTATTACAAAAATGGGTGGTTTCCCAATGGCTTTGGTGGCGTCTTTACGACGATGCTCACCGTTAATTTTGCCTTTTCAGGAACCGAGCTCATCGGCATTACTGCAGGTGAAGCCAAAGATCCCGCCCATACGATTCCAATTGCTATTCGGACCACGTTATGGCGTTTGATCATCTTCTTTGTTGGTAGTATGTTCGTGATGGCTGCTTTGATTCCTTATCAAAAGGCTGGTGTCACCCAGAGCCCCTTCGTCTTGGTCTTTAAAGAAATCGGCATTCCCTATGCGGCCGACCTCATGAATTTTGTCGTGTTAACGGCCATTATGTCCGCCGCTAATTCCGGCCTATATGCCTCAACGCGGATGTTATGGTCGCTCGCCAATGAAGGCACGATTCCCAAAATATTTAAACGGACTACTCGCCGAGACGTCCCTTTGATTGCCCTGATAACGAGTATGTTAGGTGGCATTCTCGCATTACTGTCTAGTGTGTATGCGGCTGGTTCTGTTTACCTCGTCTTAGTCTCAATTTCCGGTTTAGCAGTGGTCATTGTTTGGATGGCAATTGCCTTATCAGAAATTAATTTTCGTAAGGCCTACGTTAAGAGTGGCAAAAATCTGGCTGACTTAACTTATAAAACACCTGGCTATCCGGTAGTGCCTTGGCTCGCCTTTATTTTAAGCGGCCTGTCTTGCATTCTGATTTGGTTTGACCCCAATCAGCGTATTGCGCTTTACTACACGTTACCCTTTATCGCGATTTGCTACCTCGGCTATTACCTCAGTCAAAAAATCAAACAACACCATCAAAATTAA
- the metK gene encoding methionine adenosyltransferase has protein sequence MSERHLFTSESVSEGHPDKIADQISDAILDAMLEQDPQARVAVETSVTTGLVLVFGEVSTKAYVDIQKVVRDTIKSIGYVDGQYGFDGDNCAVLVSLDEQSPDIAQGVDDSLETREGDADPLDQIGAGDQGMMFGYAINETPELMPLPIALSHRLMRQIATLRKAGTIKWLRPDAKAQVTVEYDAQNQPKRIDTVVLSTQHDPDVSLTTIRQTVIDQVIKAVIPAELLDDQTKYLVNPTGRFVIGGPQGDAGLTGRKVIVDTYGGFAHHGGGAFSGKDATKVDRSASYAARYIAKNLVAAGLADQVEVQLAYAIGVAEPVSIAVDTAGTGKVSDDALITAIRQNFDLRPAGIIKMLDLQRPIYRQTAAYGHFGRTDVDLPWEHTDKVAALKAEFN, from the coding sequence GTGAGTGAAAGACACCTATTTACATCTGAATCAGTTTCTGAGGGTCATCCCGATAAAATCGCGGATCAAATCAGTGATGCCATTTTAGATGCCATGTTAGAACAAGATCCACAAGCCCGGGTTGCTGTTGAAACTTCAGTAACCACTGGGTTAGTATTAGTCTTTGGGGAAGTATCGACCAAAGCCTATGTTGATATTCAAAAAGTTGTACGTGATACGATTAAATCAATTGGTTATGTTGATGGCCAATATGGGTTTGATGGTGATAACTGTGCCGTTTTAGTTTCGTTGGATGAACAATCACCAGATATTGCCCAAGGTGTTGATGATTCTTTGGAAACTCGTGAAGGTGACGCGGACCCATTGGATCAAATTGGGGCCGGCGATCAAGGGATGATGTTTGGCTATGCGATTAACGAAACACCTGAGTTAATGCCACTTCCAATCGCTTTAAGTCATCGTTTGATGCGTCAAATTGCAACTTTACGCAAGGCTGGGACCATCAAGTGGTTGCGCCCAGATGCGAAAGCCCAAGTTACGGTTGAATATGATGCTCAGAATCAACCTAAGCGGATTGACACGGTCGTCTTGTCCACCCAACATGATCCTGACGTTTCGTTAACCACAATTCGACAAACGGTGATTGATCAAGTAATCAAGGCAGTCATTCCAGCCGAATTGTTAGATGACCAAACCAAATATCTGGTTAACCCAACTGGCCGTTTTGTTATCGGTGGGCCCCAAGGGGATGCTGGTTTAACTGGTCGGAAAGTTATCGTCGATACTTATGGTGGGTTCGCTCATCATGGTGGCGGGGCTTTCTCTGGTAAGGATGCGACCAAAGTGGACCGTTCTGCAAGTTATGCGGCTCGCTACATTGCGAAAAATTTAGTTGCTGCTGGCTTGGCTGATCAGGTTGAAGTCCAACTAGCATACGCTATTGGGGTTGCCGAACCAGTCTCAATTGCGGTTGATACGGCTGGTACCGGTAAGGTCAGTGATGATGCGTTAATTACAGCGATTCGCCAAAACTTTGATTTGCGGCCCGCTGGGATTATTAAGATGTTAGACTTACAACGCCCAATTTATCGGCAAACTGCTGCGTACGGTCATTTCGGTCGGACGGATGTTGACTTGCCTTGGGAACATACTGATAAAGTAGCTGCTTTAAAAGCTGAATTTAACTAA
- a CDS encoding N-acetyltransferase codes for MYFKKATLDDIDTIIDILSDGRNQLAEAGVNQWQGDYPSRNQITADIMQGSAYLFNADDSATVGAVAVVPSPDATYDTANATWLNTTAPYVVIHRVAIHSSHAGHGYATQLFEKIIAHITKEHPAIKSIRIDTHADNLAMQHLIAKMQFERVGEMVGVYHQDDTCYVYEKLIK; via the coding sequence ATGTATTTTAAAAAAGCAACCCTTGATGATATTGACACTATCATCGATATTTTAAGCGATGGGCGTAATCAATTAGCCGAGGCCGGTGTCAACCAATGGCAAGGCGATTACCCATCACGCAATCAGATTACCGCCGATATCATGCAAGGATCCGCCTACTTATTCAATGCGGATGATAGTGCTACAGTGGGGGCAGTCGCCGTGGTACCGTCGCCAGATGCTACCTATGACACGGCTAATGCCACTTGGTTAAACACCACGGCGCCATATGTCGTTATCCATCGCGTGGCAATCCATTCCAGCCACGCGGGGCATGGTTACGCCACCCAACTTTTTGAAAAAATCATTGCACATATTACCAAAGAACATCCAGCTATTAAAAGTATCCGGATTGATACCCATGCCGATAATTTAGCCATGCAGCATTTGATTGCTAAAATGCAATTTGAGCGCGTTGGCGAGATGGTTGGGGTTTACCATCAAGACGATACCTGCTACGTCTATGAGAAGCTAATTAAGTAA
- the mmuM gene encoding homocysteine S-methyltransferase, which produces MTKKSLKTLLKMGPAVLDGAMATELEKRGVATDSALWSATAMLTQPAAITAVHQSYFAAGAQIAITNTYQANVPAFEAAGIPAAQARELIQSAVKLANQARDDYAAQHADFAGIVAGSIGSYGAYLADGSEYTGRYQLTAQDYQAFHRERLELMMAVGVDTLALETMPNFKEVQALVHLVTTTYPNQPYWVSFSIRDAQTLCDGTSLATAAQWVASQPNVVAVGVNCTTLENIEPALQTLRAAVSVPLIVYPNSGDEYDPITKTWQTTSLSHQFSSFVPVWLAAGAQIIGGCCRTTPTDIQTVASLIHEPA; this is translated from the coding sequence ATGACAAAAAAGTCATTGAAAACGCTATTAAAAATGGGTCCCGCTGTCTTGGATGGGGCGATGGCGACCGAATTAGAAAAACGAGGTGTTGCGACCGACAGCGCTTTATGGTCAGCGACGGCCATGCTCACCCAACCAGCGGCAATTACGGCGGTACATCAAAGTTATTTTGCTGCCGGCGCGCAGATTGCGATTACGAATACGTATCAAGCTAACGTGCCAGCCTTTGAAGCTGCTGGGATTCCAGCAGCGCAGGCGCGCGAGTTAATTCAGTCAGCGGTCAAACTCGCAAATCAAGCACGTGATGACTATGCGGCGCAACACGCTGACTTTGCGGGGATTGTGGCCGGCAGTATCGGCTCTTATGGGGCCTATTTAGCGGATGGTAGTGAATACACCGGTCGTTATCAGTTAACGGCGCAGGACTATCAAGCATTTCACCGGGAACGGCTGGAGTTAATGATGGCGGTTGGAGTTGATACACTGGCCTTAGAAACGATGCCTAACTTTAAAGAAGTTCAAGCATTGGTGCACTTAGTGACAACGACTTATCCCAACCAGCCTTACTGGGTTAGCTTTAGTATTCGCGATGCGCAAACGTTGTGTGATGGGACTAGCCTTGCCACGGCCGCCCAGTGGGTCGCTTCGCAACCAAATGTGGTAGCGGTTGGGGTGAACTGTACCACTTTAGAAAATATTGAACCAGCCCTGCAAACGTTGCGAGCAGCGGTGTCGGTGCCATTGATCGTGTATCCAAATTCAGGCGATGAATATGATCCGATTACAAAAACGTGGCAAACGACAAGCTTAAGTCATCAATTTTCATCATTTGTCCCGGTTTGGTTGGCCGCCGGTGCCCAAATTATTGGTGGGTGTTGTCGGACGACCCCAACCGATATTCAGACCGTTGCTAGCTTGATTCATGAGCCAGCTTAA
- a CDS encoding site-specific integrase, translated as MPTKTKSSNRVVTAPPYLIKLLGSLHQEQIAAGIQNNLHLVFMGKFSSKVPSDNSVNKSLRAAHERLGIKKITFHGLRHTHASYLLYKDVSIYIIAQRLGHSDVGITQRVYAHVIAELAQQQAVKIDNALEQF; from the coding sequence TTGCCTACAAAAACTAAATCATCCAACCGAGTTGTTACGGCACCACCCTACCTCATTAAGTTACTTGGTAGCCTGCATCAAGAACAGATTGCAGCAGGTATTCAGAATAACTTACACCTTGTTTTTATGGGGAAATTTAGCAGTAAAGTCCCTAGTGATAATTCAGTCAACAAATCACTTAGGGCGGCACATGAAAGACTTGGTATTAAAAAGATTACCTTTCATGGATTACGTCACACACATGCAAGCTACCTACTCTACAAAGACGTGTCTATTTATATAATTGCACAACGTCTGGGACATTCGGACGTAGGCATCACACAGCGCGTCTATGCGCACGTCATTGCAGAGCTTGCACAACAACAGGCAGTTAAGATAGATAACGCACTAGAACAATTTTAA